One window of the Colletotrichum destructivum chromosome 6, complete sequence genome contains the following:
- a CDS encoding Putative linker histone H1/H5, domain H15, winged helix-like DNA-binding domain superfamily, which yields MPPKKTEGAAAAAPATKTKASHGTYQDMITDAIVALKDRNGSSRQSLKKYVKANNQISDTVSDNMFDSLFNKAIRVGVEKGVFEQPKGPSGGTKLAKKAPKPAEKKEKKPAEKKAPAKKEAKEPKEKKAAAPKKAAAKKETKEPKEKKATATKAAAPKKATAEKKEKKEKKPAAKKAAAEKPAKEDKPAVLSKTKTGRVTKTEKKAPAAKKETKETKEKKAAAPKKAAAAPKKAAPAKAATKKAAAEKKETKAEAPAASA from the exons ATGCCTCCCAAGAAGACCGAgggcgctgccgctgccgctcccgccaccaagaccaaggccagCCACGGCACCTACCAG GACATGATCACTGATGCCATTGTTGCT CTCAAGGATCGCAATGGATCTTCCCGTCAGTCCCTGAAGAAGTATGTCAAGGCCAACAACCAGATCAGCGACACTGTGAGCGACAACATGTTCGACTCGCTGTTCAACAAGGCCATTCGCGTCGGTGTTGAGAAGGGTGTCTTTGAGCAGCCCAAGG GCCCCTCTGGTGGCaccaagctggccaagaaggcccCCAAGCctgccgagaagaaggagaagaagcctgCTGAGAAGAAGGCTCCCgcgaagaaggaggccaaggagcctaaggaaaagaaggctgctgctcccaagaaggccgccgcaAAGAAGGAGACTAAGGAgcccaaggagaagaaggccaccgCTACCAAGGCTGCTGCCCCCAAGAAGGCTaccgccgagaagaaggagaagaaggagaagaagcccgccgccaagaaggctgctgct GAGAAGCCCGCCAAGGAGGATAAGCCTGCTGTTCTCAGCAAGACTAAGACCGGTCGCGTCAccaagacggagaagaaggctcccgccgccaagaaggagactaaggagaccaaggagaagaaggccgcggCTCCCAagaaggctgccgccgccccgaagaaggcggcgcccGCAAAGGCCGCgaccaagaaggccgccgctgagaagaaggagaccAAGGCTGAGGCTCCCGCTGCCTCCGCATAA
- a CDS encoding Putative glycosyl transferase CAP10 domain-containing protein translates to MMWKPPRSADVGSLTGSAGAATVYTVLAHCLSSERAELPSELLCWLILPILFRSAHAHAKRYGGDDSKFSKAVLPSNTKQAVEPAPSSASLWIVAIGVVAVSIYKAECKRFIAFFPLLSPILLAVQQYAFQSEPASEPLLQPTTHSRISAFAFDTIPGTLSAGLLSTLVLSGGDLRASALSIVPVVAMLVVYAALEHGSTTERTRFFSRLDIQRSILPLAFRVFILLAVCLAIDTALFGFRTAHVPTTIALGTTKALSWYFTARAANDASWRIAPAIGTFGIASTRDPFTQPSETRALSNIAVSLLSLASVSHMTPQTSRTRSTLWILALVSLGPYFTNVIAIAAARSAAQSFAGHSHKHPVEMLSRAGDAKFENLLRTQSQNYTEAHDEYRRRYGLEPPPGFEAWYEFAAANESPVIDDFDSIFNAVSPFLALSGEEFGKVMRDAYHAPGSDLWLCSFSKARAETHCEHPYRTFDRHIAASFSSRLQGFNGGPIPDTQFIVNHLDEPRVMVPPMGTRDGGKGDALRNGRYNLKNMSGRPVHHEVVKYCESQELPLSHDEGMTETISSSNQIYGLPFISHPSLATDLCRQPEKGALHGLIARPQSFRLIEGLVPVLSTGSLSTMGDILFPSPAYLEPEFIYDERHDVEWSEKRNDVYWAGSNTGGLASDEHWMNYQRQRFVALAQNLQKPEKQEHVYLRHVDGVVERVKSSFLNSRLYDVAFTRIFQCEKRQCRDQKSYFEAKSWADKDEALRSRLVFDLDGNGISGRYYKLLASRSVPLKQTLLREWHDDRLVPWVHYVPVSLGMEELPELVTYLTTTEAGQRRARQIAEQGRDWYSKAFREVDFAVYSSRLMLELARLQDPDRQALGKVTRSTP, encoded by the exons ATGATGTGGAAACCGCCACGTTCAGCAGACGTCGGCTCTCTCACGGGATCGGCCGGAGCAGCTACGGTTTACACGGTCCTAGCGCATTGCCTCTCCTCCGAGCGTGCGGAATTACCGTCCGAGTTGCTCTGCTGGCTCATCTTGCCGATTCTTTTTCGAAGTGCTCACGCCCATGCGAAAAGGTACGGTGGCGATGACTCGAAGTTCTCCAAGGCGGTTCTCCCTAGCAACACCAAACAGGCCGTCGAGCCTGCGCCCTCTTCAGCGTCCTTGTGGATTGTTGCGATAGGGGTCGTTGCAGTTTCCATCTACAAGGCCGAGTGCAAAAGGTTTATAGCTTTCTTT CCGCTTTTATCCCCGATTCTCTTAGCCGTCCAACAGTATGCCTTCCAATCCGAGCCCGCCTCCGAACCTTTGCTCCAGCCGACCACCCATTCGAGAATATCCGCATTTGCCTTTGATACGATACCAGGGACCCTTTCGGCGGGGCTTCTCTCAACGCTCGTGCTGTCAGGTGGTGACCTCCGGGCCTCGGCGCTGTCAATTGTCCCCGTCGTCGCGATGCTGGTCGTATACGCCGCCCTCGAACACGGCAGCACGACTGAACGGACGCGGTTCTTTTCACGTCTCGACATCCAGAGGTCCATCTTGCCACTTGCGTTTCGGGTCTTCATCCTGTTGGCTGTCTGTCTTGCCATCGATACCGCCCTGTTCGGCTTCCGGACAGCTCATGTGCCAACCACCATCGCCTTGGGCACTACCAAAGCTCTCTCTTGGTACTTTACAGCAAGAGCG GCCAACGATGCGTCCTGGCGGATTGCGCCCGCCATAGGAACATTTGGTATCGCGTCCACTCGCGACCCGTTCACACAGCCCTCAGAGACCCGTGCACTATCAAACATTGCAGTGTCACTCTTGTCTCTGGCCTCGGTGTCTCACATGACCCCACAGACGTCGAGAACAAGATCGACGCTATGGATTCTGGCCCTCGTGTCATTGGGTCCGTATTTCACCAacgtcatcgccatcgccgccgcgaggTCCGCGGCGCAGAGCTTTGCCGGCCACAGCCACAAGCATCCCGTCGAGATGCTCAGCCGTGCCGGAGATGCCAAGTTCGAAAACTTGCTGAGAACGCAGTCGCAGAACTACACCGAGGCACACGACGAATACAGGCGGCGGTACGGGCTGGAGCCGCCACCAGGCTTTGAGGCATGGTATGAGTTCGCAGCAGCCAACGAATCCCCCGTTATCGACGATTTCGATTCGATATTCAACGCCGTGTCGCCATTCCTCGCCTTGAGTGGCGAAGAGTTTGGCAAAGTGATGCGTGATGCTTACCATGCGCCGGGTAGCGACCTATGGTTATGCTCATTCTCCAAGGCACGAGCCGAAACTCACTGCGAGCATCCATATCGCACTTTCGATAGACATATTGCGGCATCTTTTAGCAGCAGGCTGCAGGGGTTCAACGGGGGCCCTATTCCCGACACGCAGTTCATCGTGAACCATCTTGATGAACCACGAGTCATGGTGCCGCCCATGGGAACTAGAGATGGAGGAAAGGGGGACGCCTTGCGCAACGGACGATATAATCTTAAGAACATGTCAGGACGACCAGTTCACCACGAAGTTGTCAAGTACTGCGAATCTCAAGAACTCCCGTTGTCCCATGATGAAGGCATGACCGAAACCATCAGTTCCAGCAACCAGATCTACGGCCTTCCCTTCATCTCGCACCCGTCATTAGCTACGGACCTGTGCCGACAACCCGAAAAAGGCGCTCTGCACGGTCTCATTGCACGACCGCAGTCTTTTCGCCTCATCGAGGGGCTAGTGCCGGTGCTCTCTACAGGATCGCTATCAACGATGGGCGACATTCTGTTTCCGAGCCCGGCATACCTGGAGCCCGAGTTCATATACGACGAGAGGCACGACGTGGAGTGGTCCGAGAAGCGCAATGACGTCTACTGGGCGGGCTCCAACACCGGCGGTCTCGCCTCCGACGAGCACTGGATGAATTACCAACGCCAGAGGTTCGTGGCGCTCGCGCAGAACTTGcagaagcccgagaagcaGGAGCATGTCTATCTGAggcacgtcgacggcgttgtTGAGCGCGTGAAGTCGTCGTTCCTGAACAGCAGGTTGTACGACGTCGCCTTCACGCGCATATTCCAGTGTGAGAAAAGACAATGCAGAGACCAGAAGTCCTACTTCGAGGCCAAGTCCTGGGCCGATAAGGACGAAGCGCTCCGCTCccgcctcgtcttcgacctgGACGGGAACGGCATCAGCGGGCGATACTACAagctcttggcctcgaggtcggtgCCCCTGAAACAGACCCTGCTCCGGGAATGGCACGATGACAGGCTCGTCCCGTGGGTGCATTACGTGCCCGTCAGTCTCGGCATGGAGGAGCTCCCGGAGCTGGTTACGTACCTCACCAcgaccgaggccggccagcGAAGAGCCCGGCAGATTGCGGAGCAGGGGAGGGATTGGTACTCCAAGGCGTTTCGAGAAGTCGACTTTGCGGTTTATTCAAGCAGGCTTATGCTGGAATTGGCGAGGCTACAGGATCCCGACCGACAAGCACTTGGCAAAGTCACGAGGTCGACACCCTAG
- a CDS encoding Putative proton-dependent oligopeptide transporter family, PTR2 family proton/oligopeptide symporter: MAQNHEDTAAELHETLGERLPHKETTDLAGGYIMPANAEKQSVSPGNADSESGPTPDGAEPNDYEKGSLRRIGENLPASAFLIAVVELTERFTYYGAQGLFQNYINNDPNGADGPKGLGMGHQAATGLNLFFQWFCYVTPILGAIIADQYLGKYKTILVFCAFYWVGLVILWTTSLPVAMENGAGKAGYIVAIIVIGLGTGGIKSNIAPLIADQYQRRVMAVKTESSGERVIIDPAITYQRIYMIFYWCINLGSLSLMATPFMEKYKGFWTAYLMCFCVFNIGIATLVLRRKTFVNRPPQGSVITDAFKALGMMIASRNMDAAKPSWRAANGKEKPVPWNDHFVDELKRALRACKVFVFYPIFWVCYGQFSTNFVTQAGQMDGHGMPNDFMQNFDPISILVFTPILEKVVYPLLRKFGIELRPIMRITIGFWLGAICLAYAAIVQHLIYNAGPCYESPGNCPEGMSGGASLPNRVHIAVQTPAYVFIGLSEIFISVTGLEYAYTKAPPNMKSFVQSIYLFTNAFGSAISEALVSVAVDPKFLWMYTGVSCSAFVVGFIFYFLFRHYDDEEDQMYELDRDQPVLNNEGVKQVDNDD, translated from the exons CAGACTCGGAGTCGGGTCCGACGCCGGACGGCGCTGAGCCCAACGACTATGAGAAGGGCTCCCTCCGTCGCATCGGAGAGAACCTgcccgcctcggccttcctcatcgccgtcgttgaGCTCACCGAGCGTTTCACCTACTACGGCGCCCAGGGCCTGTTCCAGAACTACATCAACAATGACCCCAACGGAGCGGATGGCCCCAAGGGTCTCGGAATGGGACACCAAGCAGCAACCGGTCTGAACCTATTCTTCCAGTGGTTCTGTTATG TCACGCCGATTCTGGGTGCCATCATTGCTGATCAGTACCTGGGGAAGTATAAGACCATCTTGGTCTTCTGCGCCTTCTACTGGGTTGGTTTGGTCATTCTTTGGACCACGTCCCTGCCAGTGGCCATGGAGAACGGCGCTGGCAAGGCTGGTTATATtgtcgccatcatcgtgaTCGGTCTCGGCACCGGAGGCATCAAGTCCAACATTGCACCCCTGATCGCCGACCAGTACCAACGTCGAGTCATGGCTGTCAAGACCGAGTCCAGCGGCGAGCGCGTCATCATCGACCCGGCCATCACGTACCAGCGCATCTACATGATCTTTTACTGGTGCATCAACCTTGGGTCTCTGTCCCTGATGGCCACGCCCTTCATGGAGAAGTACAAGGGTTTCTGGACCGCGTACCTCATGTGCTTCTGCGTCTTCAACATCGGCATCGCAACGCTCGTGCTCCGCCGCAAGACTTTTGTCAACCGCCCGCCTCAAGGGTCCGTCATCACCGATGCCTTCAAGGCGCTCGGCATGATGATTGCCTCCCGGAACATGGACGCCGCAAAGCCCTCGTGGCGCgcggccaacggcaaggaGAAACCCGTCCCTTGGAACGACcacttcgtcgacgagctcaagcGTGCTCTCAGGGCCTGCAAAGTCTTTGTGTTCT ACCCCATCTTCTGGGTTTGCTACGGTCAGTTCTCGACCAACTTTGTCACCCAGGCCGGGCAGATGGATGGACACGGCATGCCCAACGACTTCATGCAGAACTTCGACCCCATCTCGATCCTGGTCTTCACGCCCATCCTCGAAAAGGTCGTCTACCCGCTCCTGCGCAAGTTCGGCATCGAGCTGCGGCCCATCATGCGCATCACCATCGGCTTCTGGCTCGGCGCCATCTGCCTCGCCTATGCCGCCATCGTCCAGCACCTCATCTACAACGCCGGCCCTTGCTACGAGTCTCCCGGCAACTGCCCCGAGGGCATGAGTGGGGGCGCCTCGCTCCCCAACCGAGTTCACATCGCCGTCCAGACGCCAGCGTACGTCTTCATTGGCCTGTCCGAGATCTTCATCTCCGTTACTGGTCTCGAGTACGCGTACACCAAGGCCCCTCCCAACATGAAGTCGTTCGTTCAGAGCATCTACCTCTTCACCAACGCCTTCGGCTCCGCCATCTCCGAGGCTCTGGTCTCGGTCGCCGTTGACCCCAAGTTCCTGTGGATGTACACCGGCGTGTCCTGTTCAGCattcgtcgtcggcttcatcttctacttcctcttccgtcactacgacgacgaggaggaccagATGTACGAACTGGACCGTGATCAGCCTGTTCTCAACAACGAGGGCGTTAAGCAGGTTGATAACGACGACTAA